A single region of the Anguilla rostrata isolate EN2019 chromosome 11, ASM1855537v3, whole genome shotgun sequence genome encodes:
- the LOC135235077 gene encoding dynein regulatory complex protein 10-like, protein MGSKEESSTHLDSSRDELAALEIQRVDGVLEDCIWNVEALSLLPAIMADLDRLSVVLGPTLVGALKEHHLLGERLEAHRLERAEGQGMPPGLEQSFCCCLRTVLRHLRARPAVCRELRAKATAGQYRKMAEGLKELQGLLMEKMLMGPTEVRERSRYLKELSVRHRKNTELVSKLEQEVEEATEEKNADIAKRDKLIRRLKVSMHLTKKASDEVLDGMEHEVEEHKRVDRTASEARRAEKQQEADKLQAQLKSLAIENRDSETALRKKKARVETEIENWIQKYDVDMAEKQAELEELSRLHEREQEEVPKLEELCNRMEEERSRTKEQRRQSLERKQEEEAEVIVDE, encoded by the coding sequence ATGGGTTCTAAGGAAGAGTCATCAACCCATCTGGACAGCTCCCGGGATGAGCTTGCCGCCCTGGAGATCCAGCGAGTAGATGGGGTCCTGGAGGACTGCATTTGGAACGTGGAGGCACTGTCCCTCCTACCTGCCATCATGGCTGACCTGGACAGGCTGTCGGTAGTGCTGGGGCCCACGCTTGTGGGAGCGCTCAAAGAGCACCATCTCCTGGGAGAACGGCTGGAGGCCCATCGATTGGAGCGGGCAGAGGGCCAGGGAATGCCCCCGGGGCTGGAACAGTCCTTCTGCTGCTGTCTCCGGACTGTCCTCCGGCACCTCCGAGCACGGCCAGCCGTGTGCCGGGAGCTGAGGGCCAAGGCCACCGCCGGACAGTACCGCAAGATGGCGGAGGGTCTGAAAGAGCTCCAGGGCCTGCTGATGGAGAAAATGCTCATGGGCCCCACCGAGGTGCGGGAGAGGAGCCGGTACCTGAAGGAGCTCTCCGTCAGGCACCGCAAGAACACGGAGCTCGTGTCCAAGCTGGAGCAAGAGGTGGAGGAGGCAACCGAGGAGAAGAACGCTGACATCGCCAAGCGGGACAAGCTGATCCGCCGGCTGAAGGTCTCCATGCACCTGACCAAGAAGGCCTCGGACGAAGTCCTGGACGGCATGGAGCACGAGGTGGAGGAGCACAAGCGAGTTGACCGGACCGCCTCGGAGGCCCGGCGCGCCGAGAAGCAGCAGGAGGCCGACAAGCTGCAGGCGCAGCTCAAGAGCCTGGCCATCGAGAACCGCGACTCGGAGACCGCCCTCAGGAAGAAGAAGGCCCGGGTGGAGACGGAGATCGAGAACTGGATCCAGAAGTACGACGTGGACATGGCCGAGAAGCAGgccgagctggaggagctgtctCGGCTCCACGAgcgggagcaggaggaggtgcccaagctggaggagctctgcaacaggatggaggaggagaggagccggACCAAGGAGCAGAGGCGGCAGTCGCTTGAGCggaagcaggaagaggaggcggAGGTCATCGTCGATGAGTAG
- the LOC135235111 gene encoding coiled-coil domain-containing protein 42 like-2-like, with product MLKKSMELDHSEDERPFSSLKLMQRKQDEEAANTELRMQAQFESALRSVEEHKEHLRETVERMEKCKEDFKEYLKIKDVNRQLAVKKAKHDKHLAHQKQEHLYDLREETNDLVKLKERLEKRVWKYELYHHCMDRVVLASKRNAVQMMSRYNTLMMARDNLQVTTQQNQERIQKARSNLSVLTEQSSDALMQLNSRMAQLQRALDEAQQNRAHWENTWARIQKTAAEKTMLFGQIRMATLNLYRNVCRKSRFCQAFPVDPEDSPGQLEKIEIFITEWMSALKLKATNTI from the exons ATGTTGAAGAAAAGTATG GAACTGGATCACTCGGAAGATGAGCGGCCATTTTCTTCTCTCAAGCTGATGCAGAGGAAGCAGGATGAAGAGGCGGCCAATACTGAACTTAGAATGCAGGCG CAATTTGAGTCTGCCCTCCGATCAGTGGAAGAACACAAGGAACATCTCAGGGAAACGGTGGAACGAATGGAGAAGTGCAAGGAGGATTTTAAAGAGTACTTGAAG ATTAAAGACGTGAACAGACAGCTTGCAGTGAAGAAGGCCAAACACGACAAGCACCTGGCCCATCAGAAGCAGGAGCACCTGTATGACCTCCGGGAAGAGACTAATGACCTGGTTAAACTGAAAGAGCGGCTGGAGAAACGCGTGTGGAAGTACGAGCTGTATCACCACTGCATGGATAGAGTGGTGCTGGCCAGCAAGCGC AACGCCGTTCAAATGATGTCGCGCTACAACACTTTGATGATGGCCAGAGACAACCTGCAGGTGACCACCCAGCAGAACCAGGAGAGGATCCAGAAGGCCCGGAGCAATCTGTCCGTCCTCACCGAGCAGAGCAGCGACGCCCTCATGCAGCTCAACAGCAGAATGGCGCAGCTGCAGAGGGCGCTGGACGAAGCGCAGCAGAACCGCGCGCACTGG GAGAACACGTGGGCCCGCATTCAGAAAACGGCGGCGGAGAAGACTATGCTGTTCGGGCAGATAAGGATGGCCACGCTCAACCTTTACCGGAACGTGTGCAGGAAGTCCAGGTTCTGCCAGGCTTTTCCCGTGGATCCAGAGGACAGTCCCGGGCAGCTGGAGAAG ATTGAGATATTCATCACTGAATGGATGTCCGCTTTGAAGCTCAAAGCAACCAACACCATCTAG
- the LOC135234553 gene encoding lysophosphatidic acid receptor 6: MMNNSTADCNPRADFQIYLFPAVYCLVFVLGLLGNVGALYVFIFKITPRSSSNVYVINLALADTIFLCTLPFRIHYHLKGNDWVFGSQACLVIGTLFFTNIYISIAFLTCICIDRYIATVHPHTYLRLRATRCTLWVSLAVWMVTGAAMLAFVVDGPLDSMTPEAGGSRSSCYENFSQREWAKRMTAYNVCGLVFGSIVPLVVIMICYPLVARRLARIRTSTSRRALRIIYAILAITAVCFLPYAVVHLLHLLMRHQIIQSCVYANAIYKARRLTMALVSLNSCLDPVLYYFTTSHCKWSFFKRLRLRRTRDVYTITKGN, from the coding sequence ATGATGAATAATTCTACTGCAGACTGCAATCCCAGAGCCGACTTCCAGATTTACCTCTTCCCAGCAGTCTACTGCCTGGTGTTTGTGTTAGGGCTTCTGGGAAATGTGGGCGCCCTCTATGTGTTCATCTTCAAAATCACCCCACGATCCTCCTCAAACGTGTACGTCATCAACCTGGCATTGGCAGACACAATCTTCCTTTGTACACTGCCCTTCCGCATCCACTACCACCTGAAGGGGAATGACTGGGTCTTTGGCTCTCAGGCTTGCCTGGTCATCGGCACTCTTTTCTTCACCAACATCTACATCAGCATCGCCTTCCTGACCTGCATTTGCATCGACCGCTACATCGCCACCGTCCACCCGCACACCTACCTGCGGCTACGCGCCACCAGATGCACGCTGTGGGTGAGCCTGGCCGTGTGGATGGTCACTGGGGCGGCCATGCTGGCCTTCGTCGTAGACGGGCCGCTGGACAGCATGACCCCCGAGGCTGGCGGGTCCCGCAGCAGCTGCTATGAGAACTTCTCCCAGCGCGAGTGGGCCAAGCGCATGACGGCCTACAACGTGTGCGGCCTGGTGTTCGGCTCCATCGTGCCCCTCGTCGTCATCATGATCTGCTACCCGCTGGTAGCGCGCCGGCTCGCCCGCATCCGGACTAGCACCAGCAGGCGGGCGCTGCGCATCATCTATGCCATACTGGCCATCACCGCCGTCTGCTTCTTGCCCTACGCCGTAGTCCACCTCCTGCACTTGCTCATGCGCCACCAGATCATTCAGAGCTGCGTCTACGCCAACGCCATCTACAAGGCGCGGAGGCTGACCATGGCCCTGGTTAGCCTCAACAGCTGCCTGGACCCTGTGCTTTACTACTTCACCACCAGTCACTGCAAGTGGAGCTTTTTCAAGAGGCTACGGCTAAGGAGGACCCGGGACGTGTACACCATCACCAAAGGGAACTAA
- the ints11 gene encoding integrator complex subunit 11, producing MPEIKVTPLGAGQDVGRSCILVSIGGKNIMLDCGMHMGYNDDRRFPDFSYITQNGRLTEFLDCVIISHFHLDHCGALPYMSEMVGYDGPIYMTHPTKAICPILLEDFRKITVDKKGETNFFTSQMIKDCMKKVIPLNLHQTVQVDDELEIKAYYAGHVLGAAMVQIKVGAESVVYTGDYNMTPDRHLGAAWIDKCRPDILITESTYATTIRDSKRCRERDFLKKVHETVERGGKVLIPVFALGRAQELCILLETFWERMNLKAPIYFSTGLTEKANHYYKLFITWTNQKIRKTFVQRNMFEFKHIKAFDRSYADNPGPMVVFATPGMLHAGQSLQIFKKWAGNDKNMLIMPGYCVQGTVGYKILNGQKKLEMEGRTTLEVKLQVEYMSFSAHADAKGIMQLIRMAEPRNVLLVHGEAKKMEFLKDKIEQEFSLSCFMPANGETTTVTTNPSVPVDISLSLLKREAALGGPLPDPKKPRTMHGTLIMKDNTLRLVSPEQALKELGLNEHQLRFTCRLQLQDPHSDADTLSRVYTHLKSVLKGYAIQHLPDGTVMVESIVIKVTSSSEDPNSKVLLLSWSYQDEELGSFLSTLLRKGLPPGLC from the exons ATGCCTGAGATTAAAGTAACTCCGTTAG GCGCTGGTCAAGATGTTGGTCGAAGCTGCATTTTGGTCTCCATCGGTGGCAAAAATATCATGCTGGATTGTGGAATGCACATGGGGTACAATGATGAC AGGCGTTTCCCAGATTTCTCCTATATCACTCAAAATGGACGCCTAACAGAATTCTTGGACTGTGTTATTATCAG CCATTTCCACCTGGACCACTGTGGTGCACTTCCCTACATGAGCGAGATGGTGGGCTATGACGGTCCCATTTACATGACCCATCCCACCAAAGCCATCTGCCCAATCTTACTGGAGGACTTCAGGAAGATCACTGTGGACAAGAAAGGAGAAACCAACTTCTTCACTTCACAGATGATTAAGGACTGCATGAAAAAAGTGATTCCACTGAACCTTCACCAAACAGTTCAG GTGGATGATGAGTTGGAGATCAAGGCTTACTATGCGGGGCATGTGCTCGGGGCAGCCATGGTGCAGATCAAAGTAGGGGCAGAGTCAGTGGTCTACACT GGGGATTATAATATGACACCAGACAGGCACTTGGG GGCGGCCTGGATTGACAAGTGTCGTCCGGACATCCTGATCACGGAGTCAACCTACGCCACCACCATCCGGGACTCCAAGCGCTGCCGAGAGAGGGACTTCCTGAAGAAGGTGCACGAGAcggtggagaggggagggaag GTGCTTATTCCAGTCTTTGCTTTGGGAAGAGCTCAGGAACTCTGCATTCTCTTGGAGACATTCTG GGAGAGGATGAATCTTAAAGCGCCCATCTACTTCTCCACTGGTCTCACAGAGAAAGCCAACCACTACTACAAGCTATTCATCACCTGGACCAATCAGAAGATCCGCAAGACCTTTGTGCAGCGCAACATGTTTGAGTTCAAGCACATCAAGGCCTTTGACCGCTCCTACGCGGACAATCCAGGACCAATG GTGGTGTTCGCTACTCCAGGAATGCTGCATGCTGGGCAGTCTCTACAAATATTTAAGAAATGGGCCGGCAATGATAAAAACATG CTCATCATGCCAGGCTACTGTGTGCAAGGAACTGTGGGGTACAAGATCCTGAACGGCCAGAAGAAGCTGGAAATGGAGGGAAGGACGACG CTGGAGGTGAAGCTGCAGGTGGAGTACATGTCTTTCAGCGCCCACGCCGACGCCAAGGGCATCATGCAGCTGATCCGCATGGCGGAGCCGCGCAACGTGCTGCTGGTGCACGGCGAGGCCAAGAAGATGGAGTTCCTGAAGGACAAGATCGAGCAGGAGTTCA GCCTCAGCTGCTTCATGCCAGCCAATGGGGAGACGACGACCGTGACGACCAACCCCAGCGTGCCTGTGGACATCTCCCTCAGCCTCCTCAAAAGGGAAGCCGCCCTCGGAG GGCCCTTGCCTGACCCGAAGAAACCCCGGACCATGCACGGGACCCTGATCATGAAGGACAAT ACCCTGCGGCTGGTCTCCCCAGAGCAGGCCCTGAAGGAGCTGGGGCTTAACGAACACCAGCTGCGCTTCACCTGCCGCCTGCAGCTGCAGGACCCCCACAGCGACGCCGACACCCTCAGCAGGGTCTACACCCACCTCAAGAG CGTTTTGAAAGGGTACGCCATCCAGCACCTGCCCGACGGCACCGTCATGGTGGAGTCCATCGTCATCAAGGTGACCTCGTCCTCCGAAGACCCAAACAGCAAAGTTCTGCTGCTCTCCTGGAGCTATCAG gATGAAGAGCTGGGCAGCTTCCTGTCGACCCTGCTGAGGAAAGGCCTTCCTCCCGGATTGTGCTGA
- the cptp gene encoding ceramide-1-phosphate transfer protein: protein MADAVMSEEQKFSLKEVLDTFQSCLTENKEVKIDQYVAGWRGLVRFMNSLGSVFSFISKDAVSKIQIMVNHRNGENGAQYTTIQSMVKYELDNGLVDLTKRGSFPESGCRTLLRLHRALRWLELFLERLRTSTEDGKTSVMCSEAYNESLAQFHPWIIRKASGVAFCALPGRPTFFEVMNVGPPEQVVAMLGDALPLISEVYQLTQDLYSQHNLLDIP, encoded by the exons ATGGCCGATGCCGTAATGTCAGAGGAACAGAAATTTTCTTTGAAAGAAGTGCTTGACACTTTTCAGTCATGTCTCACAGAAAATAAGGAGGTGAAAATCGATCAATATGTGGCTGGATGGCGCGGACTTGTGAG GTTTATGAACAGCCTGGGGAGCGTCTTTTCCTTCATATCCAAGGACGCGGTCAGCAAGATCCAGATCATGGTGAACCACCGCAATGGGGAAAACGGAGCCCAGTACACCACCATCCAGTCCATGGTGAAGTACGAGCTCGACAACGGCCTCGTGGACCTCACCAAGCGGGGCAGTTTCCCGGAGTCGGGCTGCCGAACGCTGTTGAGACTGCACCGGGCCCTGCGCTGGCTGGAGCTCTTCCTGGAGCGCCTGCGCACCAGCACGGAAGATGGCAAGACCTCTGTCATGTGCTCGGAGGCCTACAACGAGTCTCTCGCCCAGTTCCACCCCTGGATCATCCGCAAGGCCTCCGGCGTGGCCTTCTGCGCCCTTCCCGGGCGCCCCACTTTCTTTGAGGTCATGAACGTGGGCCCCCCGGAGCAGGTTGTAGCCATGTTGGGAGATGCTTTGCCCCTCATCTCTGAGGTGTACCAGTTGACACAGGACCTGTATTCCCAACACAATCTTCTAGATATACCGTAG
- the ubxn10 gene encoding UBX domain-containing protein 10 — protein sequence MHVTRPKSSKGRSRPALNHTKSADISAYRECPVTPRPPSERAARSARPARAHAFLRQSSAVTAQEATALLQEALAPPTLSLNRYRVLPSIERKGSGDPESFRGLEQKTSKLSLSDDLMVSSRRGHRGQQLSKFHASRSNPEMGGALGRGAPRPPDPRSEAECEAAEAEGLGMAPSADQLGLLLAVRSPCGRRLQRRFLPTDTLRAVLAAAEDAHGARYGRAVVQTVEVPRRSFADLNVTLAQCGIQNRSVLCISKEDDGSTDST from the coding sequence ATGCACGTGACCAGGCCAAAGTCCTCCAAAGGGCGCAGCAGACCGGCACTGAACCACACCAAAAGCGCCGACATCAGTGCCTACCGCGAGTGCCCCGTcaccccccggcccccgtcCGAGCGGGCTGCCCGCTCCGCCCGGCCCGCCCGCGCCCACGCCTTCCTGAGGCAGAGCAGCGCCGTTACCGCCCAGGAGGCCACCGCGCTCCTGCAGGaggccctggccccgcccaccctcaGCCTCAACAGGTACAGGGTGCTCCCCTCCATTGAGAGGAAGGGGTCCGGCGACCCGGAGTCCTTCCGGGGCCTGGAGCAGAAGACCTCCAAGCTCAGCCTCTCCGACGACCTGATGGTCAGTTCCCGACGCGGCCACCGGGGGCAGCAGCTCTCAAAGTTCCACGCCTCTCGGAGCAACCCAGAGATGGGCGGGGCGCTAGGTCGCGGGGCCCCGAGGCCGCCCGACCCGAGGTCCGAAGCAGAGTGCGAGGCCGCGGAGGCCGAGGGCCTCGGGATGGCCCCCTCTGCCGACCAGCTGGGCCTCCTGCTGGCCGTCCGCTCCCCGTGCGGTAGGAGGCTCCAGCGGCGCTTCCTCCCCACGGACACGTTGCGCGCGGTGCTCGCCGCCGCGGAGGACGCGCACGGCGCGCGGTACGGACGGGCCGTGGTCCAGACCGTGGAGGTGCCGCGCAGGAGCTTCGCAGACCTGAACGTGACTCTCGCCCAGTGCGGGATCCAAAACCGCTCGGTTCTCTGCATCTCCAAGGAGGACGACGGCTCCACCGACTCCACATGA